From the genome of Alcanivorax sp.:
TGCGGCCAGCTGTGACACCCTCAAGGAGCAGGAGGTGTTCGATGCCCTGGTGGCCCGGGAAAAACTGGGCTCCACCGGCATCGGCGAAGGCATTGCCATCCCTCACTGCCGTCTGGGGCACTGCCAGCAACCGGTGGGACTACTGCTCAAGCTGGACACGCCCATCGATTTCGATGCCGTTGATGGCCGCCCTGTGGATCTGGTTTTTGTACTGCTGGTGCCACAGGAAAACCCTGAACAGCATCTCAAGACGCTCAGCCACCTGGCGACCCTGTTCAACGATGACGATTATCGCAGTGAACTGCGCGGCAGCCAGGACAACCACGCGTTTTATCAAACCGCTGTAGAGTCCGAGGCCGAACTCAGACTGGCATCGTGATGAAACGCATCAGGCAACCATGCAGCATGCCACTCCACCGCCAGTTCAAAGCTGACGCCCGTGCCAAATACCTGCATGTGGCCAGCGGCCTGCGAGCAATCACACCATGAAATTGACCATCATCAGTGGCCGTTCCGGCTCAGGCAAGACCACAGCCCTTCAAGCCATGGAAGACCAGGGCTACTACTGTGTGGACAATTTACCCGTGGGTATGCTGCCCACGCTGGCCACCCAGCTTAACGCCGGCGAGGCCCCCATCGAGCGGGTGGCTGTGGGGATTGATGCCCGCAACGTCCCCGCCCAGCTTCAAGCCTTCGACAGTATTCTTGATGCCCTGCATCAGCAGGAAATAGAAACCGAGATTGTCTATCTGGATGCAGACGATTACACCCTGCTAAAGCGTTTCAGCGCCACCCGTCGCCGTCACCCACTGGGCACCGGTCAGCGCACCCTGGAAGATGCCATCCAGCATGAACGGGAATTACTGGCCAACATTCGCCAGCGAGCCGACCTGGTCATCGATAGCAGCAACTACGAAGTACACAGCCTGCGCAACCAGATTCGGGAGCGGGTGGCCCGACGCCAATCCAATCTGTCACTGCAGCTGGAGTCCTTCGGCTTCAAGAACGGCCTGCCCAACGATGCCGATCTGGTCTTCGATGTCAGGGTTCTGCCCAACCCCCACTGGGATCCGGCACTGCGCCCGCTTACCGGTATGGACCAGCCAATCATTGATTTTCTCCAACAGCACCAGGCCAGCCACGACATGCTGGATGACATCAGTCGCTTCATCCAACGCTGGCTACCCGCTTTCGCCCACAGTGACCGCAGCTACGTGACAGTGGCCATCGGTTGTACAGGCGGCCGCCACCGTTCGGTGTATATGGTCGAGCAGCTCGCCGCCCGCCTGCGCGAGGAAGACATTGAGCTCCAGGTGCGTCACCGCGAGCAGCACTGAGCCGCTGCCTATTCAGGAACACCTTCCCCATGATTGAGAAACAACTCGACGTAACCAACAAACTGGGCCTGCACGCCAGAGCGGCCGCCAAGGTGGTCAGCGTGGCCTCACGCTATGACAGCCGCATTCACGTCATTCACAACGGCAATCCCATCGATGCAAAAAGCATCATGGGGCTACTCATGCTGGGCGCAGCAAAGGGAAGCCAGGTGACCTTTCAGGTAGAAGGCGAAGACGAAAACGCCGCCATGGAGGAACTGGAAGACCTGTTTGCACGAATGTTCGATGAGGGAGAATAAAAGACAGTGAATAGTTAACAGTGAAAAGTGAACAGTTGAAAAATCAAGTACCACACACACTGCAGGACTGTTACTGTGTGGACATCCCAGCCGAGCAGCAGCACGTTTTGTTTTCGCTGTTAACTATTCACTGTTAACTGTTAACTGAGTTCCATGCCCGCCGACAGCAGCCGCAGCCAGCAACACCTCAAAGCGATCAACCGGGCCCTCGCCAGCGGGACCTATACCCAGGTGCGTCAGTTGATCAACAATCTGCCCGGCGCAGAAGTGGCTCACCTGCTGGAATCGTCTCCGCCCCGTGAGCGGGAAATTCTCTGGCAGCTGCTCAACAAGGAGCAGGAAACCGAAGTGCTCCAGTATCTGGGCGAGGAAGTCCGGGTAGAGTTGCTGCGCAATCTGAGCACCGACGAACTGGTCTCGCTGGTTGAAGAGCTGGACACCGATGATCTTGCGGACTTGCTGCAGGAACTCCCTGACCATGTCACCAGCCAGGTCATGGCCAGCCTGGACGAGCAGAACCGCGAACGCCTCGAACATGTGATGAGCTACCCGGTAGACACTGCCGGGGGGATCATGAATACCGATGTGATCACGGTACGCCCGGAGATCACTTTTGAGGTAGTACAGCGATACCTGCGCCTGCGGGGTGACATCCCCCGTACCACCGATAACCTGGCCGTGGTGAACAGAAAGAACCAGTTCATCGGCCTGCTGCCGCTCACCAAGGTATTAATCAGTGACCCGGGCACCACCGTCCGTGAAGCCATGATCACCGATATCCAGTCCATCCCTGCCACCATGCCCGATTCGGAAGTGGCCAAGATCTTCGAACGCCATGATCTGGTTACCGCGCCGGTGGTGGATGAGGACGGCATGCTGGTGGGCCGGATCACCATTGATGACGTGGTTGACGTGATCATGGAAGAGGCAGACCACTCATTGATGAGCATGGCGGGCCTGGATGATGACGAGGACACCTTCGGTTCTGTCTGGCAGACAGCACGCCGCCGCGCCCTGTGGCTGGGCATCAACCTGCTCACTGCGCTCGCGGCTTCCGCCGTGATTGGCCTGTTCGAGGCCACCCTGGAAAAAGTGGTGGCCCTGGCTATCCTCATGCCCATTGTGGCCAGCATGGGCGGCATCGCCGGCAGCCAGACACTGACACTGGTGATCCGCGCCATGGCACTGGGCCAGATCCAGTCCAACAACACGCGCTATCTACTCTTCAAGGAACTCTCGGTAGGGGCCATCAATGGCCTGCTGTGGGCCACTGTCATTGGTATCACCGCCGGGCTGTGGTTCCAGGATCCCAGCATCGGCCTGGTGATCGGTGTGGCCATGGTGATCAACCTGATCATGGCCGCCTGTGCCGGCGCCCTGCTGCCCATGGTCATGAAGAAAATGGGCATCGACCCGGCCCTGGCCGGCTCCGTGGTGCTCACCACCATCACCGACATTGTCGGCTTCATGGCCTTCCTCGGTCTGGCCACGATTCTGTACGCCAATCTGTTGGTCTGAACAGGCGACGCTGCATGCTGCATGCTGCATGCGAAAGCCGCAG
Proteins encoded in this window:
- the rapZ gene encoding RNase adapter RapZ — protein: MKLTIISGRSGSGKTTALQAMEDQGYYCVDNLPVGMLPTLATQLNAGEAPIERVAVGIDARNVPAQLQAFDSILDALHQQEIETEIVYLDADDYTLLKRFSATRRRHPLGTGQRTLEDAIQHERELLANIRQRADLVIDSSNYEVHSLRNQIRERVARRQSNLSLQLESFGFKNGLPNDADLVFDVRVLPNPHWDPALRPLTGMDQPIIDFLQQHQASHDMLDDISRFIQRWLPAFAHSDRSYVTVAIGCTGGRHRSVYMVEQLAARLREEDIELQVRHREQH
- a CDS encoding HPr family phosphocarrier protein; translated protein: MIEKQLDVTNKLGLHARAAAKVVSVASRYDSRIHVIHNGNPIDAKSIMGLLMLGAAKGSQVTFQVEGEDENAAMEELEDLFARMFDEGE
- the mgtE gene encoding magnesium transporter, which produces MPADSSRSQQHLKAINRALASGTYTQVRQLINNLPGAEVAHLLESSPPREREILWQLLNKEQETEVLQYLGEEVRVELLRNLSTDELVSLVEELDTDDLADLLQELPDHVTSQVMASLDEQNRERLEHVMSYPVDTAGGIMNTDVITVRPEITFEVVQRYLRLRGDIPRTTDNLAVVNRKNQFIGLLPLTKVLISDPGTTVREAMITDIQSIPATMPDSEVAKIFERHDLVTAPVVDEDGMLVGRITIDDVVDVIMEEADHSLMSMAGLDDDEDTFGSVWQTARRRALWLGINLLTALAASAVIGLFEATLEKVVALAILMPIVASMGGIAGSQTLTLVIRAMALGQIQSNNTRYLLFKELSVGAINGLLWATVIGITAGLWFQDPSIGLVIGVAMVINLIMAACAGALLPMVMKKMGIDPALAGSVVLTTITDIVGFMAFLGLATILYANLLV
- the ptsN gene encoding PTS IIA-like nitrogen regulatory protein PtsN; its protein translation is MRVREILTEARTHSGVQASSKKQLLDQVAQLAAASCDTLKEQEVFDALVAREKLGSTGIGEGIAIPHCRLGHCQQPVGLLLKLDTPIDFDAVDGRPVDLVFVLLVPQENPEQHLKTLSHLATLFNDDDYRSELRGSQDNHAFYQTAVESEAELRLAS